A single region of the Oenococcus kitaharae DSM 17330 genome encodes:
- a CDS encoding response regulator transcription factor: MTKILVVDDDKEIAELLEIYIRNEGNDPILAYSGEEALSKLNTNPDIALMILDVMMPGMNGFDVVKAVRKDTNIPILIVSAKTGDMDKIQGLITGADDYVTKPFNPLEVMARVRSLLRRSSNAVRDEAPEIIDAGALTINKDSHEVKTAAGEVIQLTALEFGILYLLASHPNRVFSADEIFERVWQTESVVSAKTVMVHVSHLRDKIKESTNGDEVIQTVWGVGYKVEIN, encoded by the coding sequence ATGACAAAAATTCTAGTGGTTGACGACGATAAAGAAATTGCTGAATTACTGGAGATTTATATTCGAAATGAGGGCAATGACCCTATTTTGGCTTATTCAGGCGAAGAGGCGCTTTCAAAACTCAATACTAATCCAGATATCGCACTTATGATTTTGGATGTGATGATGCCGGGGATGAACGGCTTTGATGTGGTCAAAGCCGTTCGCAAGGATACAAATATTCCTATTTTGATTGTTTCTGCTAAAACGGGCGATATGGACAAGATTCAGGGCCTGATTACCGGTGCAGACGATTATGTGACAAAACCCTTTAATCCATTGGAAGTGATGGCTCGTGTCCGCTCTTTGCTGCGCAGGTCGTCAAATGCAGTCCGAGACGAAGCGCCTGAAATTATTGATGCCGGCGCTCTGACAATCAATAAAGATTCTCATGAGGTGAAAACAGCTGCTGGTGAAGTGATTCAATTGACAGCCTTGGAGTTCGGCATCCTCTATTTGCTGGCTAGCCACCCGAATCGGGTCTTTTCTGCAGATGAAATTTTTGAACGTGTCTGGCAGACCGAATCTGTCGTTTCAGCAAAGACGGTGATGGTTCATGTTTCCCATCTACGCGACAAAATCAAGGAGAGTACAAACGGTGATGAAGTCATTCAAACCGTCTGGGGTGTTGGCTACAAAGTCGAAATCAATTAG
- a CDS encoding DUF1129 family protein, whose translation MANSELSKRNQEFVFHLTKLLGESKSFDDDKTNSTISNVTEKLLAGQKTGQTARQLFGTPSEYYQDLVDPKGAAERRRKLAQMQQGKKAAPADRRARPKISEQLFDFSFWLEFIDTSWTLLIILAALYGLTMLTSNGRNQGVGVVTLFIWAIITGAAYVFVLRIVSPNPSKKERRPVWQRVLFTLVAGVVWVGAFSGLALIIPPVINPALNSAWLFTIAVVGAAVYYIWRRQSPLPKGILIIGSLATNAALKYREKYPKAKKVRTKK comes from the coding sequence ATGGCAAATTCCGAACTTTCTAAACGAAATCAGGAATTTGTTTTTCATTTAACAAAACTTCTCGGCGAATCGAAAAGTTTTGATGATGATAAAACAAATTCAACAATCAGCAATGTCACTGAAAAACTTTTGGCAGGACAAAAAACTGGTCAAACGGCTCGTCAACTTTTTGGCACTCCCAGTGAATATTACCAGGATTTAGTCGACCCTAAGGGCGCAGCTGAACGTAGAAGAAAACTTGCACAGATGCAGCAAGGGAAAAAGGCTGCACCCGCTGATAGACGTGCGCGTCCAAAAATCAGTGAGCAGCTATTTGACTTTAGTTTTTGGCTGGAATTCATTGATACCAGCTGGACGCTTTTGATTATACTGGCAGCGTTGTATGGCTTGACAATGCTGACCAGTAATGGCCGAAACCAAGGCGTAGGTGTTGTGACGTTGTTTATCTGGGCGATTATTACCGGTGCAGCCTATGTCTTTGTTCTTAGAATTGTCAGCCCGAATCCTAGTAAAAAAGAGCGGCGCCCTGTTTGGCAGCGGGTCTTATTCACCTTAGTTGCCGGTGTGGTCTGGGTTGGTGCGTTTTCCGGCTTGGCTTTGATTATTCCGCCTGTTATAAATCCAGCACTCAATTCAGCATGGCTATTTACGATTGCGGTGGTTGGTGCGGCAGTTTATTATATTTGGCGCAGGCAGTCACCGTTGCCAAAGGGAATTTTAATTATTGGCAGCTTGGCAACAAATGCAGCACTTAAGTATCGCGAGAAATATCCGAAAGCGAAAAAAGTTAGGACGAAGAAGTAA
- the ychF gene encoding redox-regulated ATPase YchF produces the protein MSLTAGIVGLPNVGKSTLFNAITKAGAQMANYPFATIEPNVGVVEVPDVRLVRIQEIEPADKVVPTTFEFTDIAGIVKGASKGEGLGNKFLENIRQTDAIIQVVRAFEDSEITHVSGKVDPLEDIETLNTELIIADLDHVNNRYSKVEKAAVNSKDKEAIAEYQLLKKIKPVLEAGEPVRSLEFDTDEAKIVHGLFFLTDKPMLYVANIAEDDMADPSQSPLYQVVADYAAKDHAEVIGLAAKTEEEISEMAESDKADFLEMAGVQEAGLNRLIRTAYHLLGLRTFFTAGGKETRAWTFKAGMKAPQVAGIIHSDFERGFIRAETVSYTDLDQLGSMAAVKAAGKLRSEGKEYLVADGDIINFRFNV, from the coding sequence ATGTCATTAACTGCAGGAATTGTTGGTCTGCCCAATGTAGGTAAATCGACCCTTTTTAACGCGATCACGAAAGCTGGTGCTCAAATGGCCAACTATCCGTTTGCCACAATTGAACCAAACGTTGGGGTTGTCGAAGTACCAGATGTACGTTTGGTCAGAATTCAAGAAATCGAGCCAGCCGATAAGGTCGTGCCCACGACTTTTGAATTTACAGATATTGCCGGTATTGTCAAAGGCGCATCTAAAGGCGAAGGATTAGGCAATAAGTTTTTGGAAAATATCCGCCAGACTGATGCGATTATCCAAGTTGTCCGAGCTTTTGAAGATTCAGAAATTACACATGTTTCTGGTAAGGTTGATCCTTTAGAAGATATTGAAACACTGAATACAGAATTGATTATTGCTGATTTAGATCATGTCAATAATCGTTATAGCAAAGTTGAAAAGGCAGCTGTCAATTCTAAAGATAAAGAAGCCATTGCTGAATATCAATTATTAAAAAAAATCAAACCCGTTTTAGAGGCTGGAGAACCGGTCCGTAGCCTCGAATTTGATACGGATGAAGCTAAAATTGTGCACGGCCTCTTCTTTTTGACTGACAAGCCCATGCTCTATGTAGCTAACATCGCTGAGGATGACATGGCCGATCCTTCTCAATCACCTCTTTACCAAGTAGTCGCTGATTATGCGGCCAAAGATCACGCGGAAGTTATTGGCTTAGCGGCGAAAACAGAAGAAGAAATTTCTGAAATGGCTGAAAGCGATAAAGCTGATTTTTTGGAAATGGCCGGCGTACAAGAGGCTGGATTAAATCGTCTGATCAGAACGGCCTACCATTTGCTGGGCCTGCGGACTTTCTTTACGGCTGGCGGTAAAGAAACCCGTGCTTGGACTTTTAAAGCAGGCATGAAGGCACCGCAAGTAGCCGGTATTATCCATTCCGACTTCGAAAGAGGTTTTATCCGAGCTGAAACTGTCAGCTATACGGATCTGGATCAATTGGGTTCGATGGCTGCTGTGAAAGCAGCTGGGAAGCTTCGTTCTGAAGGCAAAGAATATCTGGTCGCTGACGGCGATATTATCAATTTCCGTTTCAATGTTTAA
- a CDS encoding DUF951 domain-containing protein, translated as MNYTLNTIVEMKKPHACGANAWKIVRMGADIKIECTNCHRVIMMTRQDFEKRLSKIIKG; from the coding sequence ATGAACTACACGCTAAATACAATTGTTGAAATGAAAAAGCCACACGCTTGCGGGGCGAATGCTTGGAAAATCGTTCGAATGGGTGCTGATATTAAGATTGAATGTACGAATTGCCATCGTGTGATTATGATGACCCGCCAAGATTTTGAAAAACGCTTGAGCAAAATTATTAAGGGCTGA
- a CDS encoding ParB/RepB/Spo0J family partition protein has translation MANKRGLGRGIDALFSDEDDQKTLQAVAKVAPKDTAGQSLLQLKLSSLEVNPYQPRKTFDQTALAELAQSLKQTGLIEPLIVRKHGSSYQIIAGERRFRAAKLAGLTQVPVIEKTLSDSAMIELAIIENLQRENLNPIEEAQGINSYMKELALTQSQVAEKLGKSRAAITNTLRLLNLPEAVQQFMIDGRLAMGHARALLGLDTPAEMVALANRIVSEGLSVRQVEELVRGQSQKQPVSLTKKHSETNIYAEEIEKRLEDKFSTKVSLSKKKLEISFSDQDELNRILEILGVNAD, from the coding sequence ATGGCGAATAAACGCGGCTTAGGCCGTGGTATTGATGCTTTGTTTTCTGATGAGGATGATCAAAAGACGCTGCAGGCTGTTGCAAAAGTTGCTCCAAAAGACACGGCTGGCCAATCGTTACTACAATTAAAACTGTCGTCATTAGAAGTTAATCCATATCAACCCAGAAAGACTTTTGATCAGACGGCTTTGGCTGAGCTGGCACAATCGCTGAAGCAAACTGGCTTGATCGAGCCTTTGATTGTCAGAAAACACGGCAGCAGTTATCAAATTATTGCTGGAGAACGTCGTTTTCGTGCGGCAAAGTTAGCTGGTTTGACTCAAGTGCCGGTTATTGAAAAGACGCTTTCAGATAGTGCCATGATTGAATTGGCTATCATTGAAAATCTTCAGCGGGAGAATTTAAATCCGATTGAAGAGGCACAGGGCATTAATTCGTATATGAAGGAGCTGGCTCTGACGCAGTCTCAAGTAGCTGAAAAACTGGGCAAGTCACGAGCAGCAATTACAAACACGTTGCGTTTATTGAATCTGCCAGAAGCGGTTCAGCAGTTTATGATCGATGGCAGGCTCGCTATGGGGCATGCCAGAGCTCTGCTGGGCTTGGATACACCAGCCGAGATGGTGGCGCTGGCCAACAGAATTGTGTCAGAAGGATTATCTGTCCGTCAAGTCGAAGAATTAGTTCGCGGGCAGAGCCAAAAGCAGCCGGTTTCGTTGACGAAAAAACATAGTGAGACTAATATCTATGCCGAGGAAATCGAGAAACGACTTGAAGATAAGTTTTCAACGAAAGTTTCCTTATCTAAAAAGAAACTTGAAATCAGTTTTTCGGATCAAGATGAGTTAAATCGTATTTTGGAAATACTCGGTGTTAATGCCGACTAA
- a CDS encoding ParA family protein, producing the protein MVRVIALANQKGGVGKTTTALNIAAGLLKNGQKVLLIDLDPQSNATSGAGVDKKEINFDAYDVLISNRSVKSAILKRTDNFDILPSSPELAGAEIELTKKKNRQMILKRKIAQEKENYDFVIIDNPPALGLLSLNSLMAADSVLIPVQAEYFALEGLAQLKKTIDLVKEHGNLGLTIEGILMTMTTHTKISRQVVAEVEKHFPEETYSITIPRNVRLTEAPSFGQSIFDFAGFSSGARAYNKLVKEIISKDGTEESEPS; encoded by the coding sequence ATGGTTAGAGTAATTGCGCTGGCAAATCAAAAGGGCGGTGTTGGTAAAACAACCACAGCCTTGAATATCGCAGCTGGTTTGCTTAAAAATGGACAGAAAGTTCTTTTGATTGATTTGGATCCTCAAAGCAACGCGACTTCGGGCGCTGGTGTTGACAAAAAAGAGATTAATTTTGATGCTTACGATGTTTTAATTTCTAATCGTTCGGTTAAATCTGCCATTCTCAAGCGGACAGATAATTTTGATATCCTGCCGTCTTCACCGGAATTAGCCGGTGCAGAGATTGAATTGACCAAGAAGAAAAATCGGCAAATGATCCTCAAACGGAAAATTGCCCAGGAAAAAGAAAATTATGATTTTGTGATTATCGATAACCCGCCAGCATTAGGATTATTGTCCTTAAATTCCTTAATGGCAGCTGATTCTGTCTTGATTCCTGTTCAAGCAGAATACTTTGCTTTGGAAGGCTTGGCCCAACTTAAAAAAACCATTGATTTAGTTAAAGAACATGGTAATTTAGGCTTGACGATCGAAGGTATTTTGATGACAATGACTACACACACAAAAATAAGCCGGCAAGTGGTGGCGGAAGTTGAAAAGCATTTTCCAGAGGAAACATATTCGATTACGATTCCTCGCAATGTGCGTTTAACAGAGGCTCCGAGTTTTGGGCAGTCAATTTTTGACTTTGCCGGTTTTTCATCGGGTGCACGGGCATACAATAAATTAGTAAAGGAAATTATTAGCAAAGATGGCACAGAAGAAAGTGAACCAAGTTGA
- the rsmG gene encoding 16S rRNA (guanine(527)-N(7))-methyltransferase RsmG, with amino-acid sequence MTPEEFASALEKQGLPISEQKIGLFREYLTFMLAYNEKVNLTAITEPGDIWLKHFYDSLTPLIFLPVPNPTIKFSLIDVGSGAGFPGIPLKIADPNLQLTLLDSLQKRIVFLDKLVRKLSLDDVETVHGRAEDFGQNPNFREKYDFAIARAVSGTNTLLELLLPFVKVGGKAILMKTVHDENEIFHASKALEELGGRASQSFSFELPNGDPRVLIVVDKIEPTKNKYPRKAGTPKRSPIGGKNG; translated from the coding sequence ATGACGCCTGAGGAATTTGCATCAGCATTGGAAAAACAAGGTCTGCCGATTTCAGAGCAGAAAATTGGTCTTTTTAGAGAATATTTGACTTTTATGCTGGCCTACAATGAAAAAGTTAACTTAACAGCTATTACAGAACCAGGGGATATTTGGCTGAAACATTTTTATGATTCATTGACACCCTTGATCTTTCTGCCGGTGCCGAATCCAACTATAAAATTCTCGTTGATTGATGTGGGGTCCGGAGCTGGATTTCCAGGAATCCCTTTAAAAATTGCCGATCCAAATTTACAGCTGACCTTGTTAGATTCGCTGCAGAAACGCATTGTTTTTCTGGACAAGCTTGTTAGGAAACTGTCGTTAGATGACGTTGAGACCGTTCATGGCCGTGCCGAAGATTTTGGGCAGAATCCTAATTTTCGTGAGAAATATGATTTTGCCATTGCGCGGGCTGTATCGGGAACCAATACTTTATTAGAACTGCTGTTACCCTTTGTTAAGGTCGGCGGCAAAGCAATTCTCATGAAGACCGTTCACGATGAAAACGAAATTTTCCACGCCAGCAAAGCACTCGAAGAACTAGGCGGCCGCGCTTCACAGTCATTTTCTTTCGAATTGCCCAATGGCGATCCGCGTGTTTTGATAGTGGTCGATAAGATTGAGCCAACGAAAAACAAGTATCCACGGAAGGCCGGTACGCCAAAAAGATCGCCAATTGGTGGGAAAAATGGTTAG
- a CDS encoding AI-2E family transporter: protein MEFIKKNRLLYWTVEVLLLAILILVLSSLSFIFEPIGIFFRTIFIPIIAAGFLYYLLHPVVDFLEKHFNLKHMLAVVLTFTAFLIIIASLFVTFLPQLIGQISNLLGTLPDFANGIRKNVNSWLRSTWFKQLGWQIRTNDFQQQISKYSSTFLRVSLSSLGNALSFLTTFTINIITIPIMLFYMLADADRFVPFVNHFIFPSRAKEVNDLAARMNSTIGRYIGGQFIEALFVMICVMVGYLIIRQPFAPLLGLFAGLCVLIPYVGPFIGMVPSMLIAITISTQQVLAVALVVIIVSQLDGNLIYPNVIGRNLKIHPLTIIIILLSAGNIWGLPGMILGVPIYAIIRTLVIFVYNIYQLKKDEQHAVGEVSSADSAKLLKKSANKENKNDA from the coding sequence ATGGAATTTATCAAAAAAAATAGATTGCTTTACTGGACCGTTGAAGTTTTGCTGCTCGCAATCTTGATCTTAGTTCTTTCTTCGCTGAGCTTTATTTTTGAGCCAATTGGCATTTTTTTCCGAACAATTTTTATTCCGATTATTGCGGCGGGTTTCCTGTATTATCTGCTGCATCCGGTAGTTGATTTTTTGGAAAAACATTTTAATCTGAAACACATGCTAGCTGTGGTTTTGACCTTCACAGCATTTCTGATTATTATTGCATCTTTATTTGTGACCTTTCTGCCCCAATTAATTGGTCAAATAAGCAATCTCTTAGGAACGCTGCCCGATTTTGCAAATGGTATCAGGAAAAATGTGAATAGTTGGTTAAGATCAACTTGGTTTAAACAACTCGGCTGGCAGATTCGGACCAATGATTTTCAACAGCAAATCAGTAAATATTCGTCAACCTTTCTCAGAGTCTCGCTCAGCAGCTTGGGGAATGCTCTGTCCTTTCTGACTACTTTTACGATCAACATCATTACAATTCCGATCATGCTCTTTTATATGCTGGCTGATGCTGATCGATTCGTTCCCTTTGTGAACCATTTTATTTTTCCTAGCCGCGCTAAAGAGGTCAACGATTTGGCGGCACGCATGAATAGTACCATCGGCCGTTATATTGGTGGGCAATTTATCGAAGCGCTGTTTGTCATGATCTGTGTCATGGTTGGTTATCTGATTATTCGGCAGCCCTTTGCGCCTTTGTTAGGGTTGTTTGCAGGTCTGTGCGTTTTAATACCATACGTTGGCCCCTTTATCGGTATGGTACCCAGCATGTTGATTGCGATCACAATTAGCACACAACAAGTTTTGGCTGTGGCTTTGGTCGTTATCATTGTTAGTCAATTAGATGGCAACCTGATTTATCCCAATGTGATTGGGCGTAATTTGAAAATTCACCCCTTAACCATTATTATCATTCTGCTTTCTGCCGGTAATATTTGGGGATTGCCGGGAATGATTTTGGGCGTGCCGATATATGCAATTATCCGAACTCTCGTGATTTTTGTTTACAACATTTATCAATTAAAAAAAGATGAACAGCATGCTGTGGGCGAAGTTAGTTCAGCGGACTCAGCGAAATTATTGAAAAAATCTGCTAATAAGGAGAATAAAAATGACGCCTGA
- the rlmH gene encoding 23S rRNA (pseudouridine(1915)-N(3))-methyltransferase RlmH, with translation MLNIRIIVVGKIKEKYYSQALAEYTKRLSRFAKTEICVVKDQATPEKASQAENLEILEVEGQRLLDKIGPRDYVIVLAIEGKLISSPELASMLKLIPLDGFSTIDFVIGGSLGLSDAVKQRADQKISFGRITLPHQLARVVLSEQIYRAFMINEGSPYHK, from the coding sequence ATGCTGAATATTCGGATTATCGTCGTTGGCAAAATTAAAGAAAAATACTATTCGCAAGCATTGGCCGAATATACAAAACGGCTTTCACGTTTTGCCAAGACGGAAATTTGTGTTGTTAAGGATCAAGCTACTCCTGAAAAGGCCAGTCAAGCAGAAAATTTAGAAATTTTAGAAGTAGAAGGCCAGCGTTTGTTGGACAAAATCGGTCCCCGAGATTATGTAATTGTCTTGGCGATTGAAGGCAAACTTATTTCTTCTCCGGAATTAGCCTCGATGCTAAAATTGATTCCCCTAGATGGCTTTTCAACAATTGATTTCGTGATTGGCGGTTCTTTAGGGTTATCTGACGCAGTTAAACAGCGAGCGGACCAAAAAATTTCCTTTGGCCGTATTACTTTGCCGCACCAATTGGCTCGAGTTGTACTGTCCGAACAGATATATCGGGCCTTTATGATCAACGAAGGCAGTCCTTACCACAAATAA
- a CDS encoding S1C family serine protease — MTEDSNQEKKQNTINDQGTNDHHNHGGRLLVTILLAGILGGGITAGAGYLYLQTNGSTNGPTFSSLSGRKTIQAPVISGKTNASKVYNNLKGAVVSVLNQQRNSSSSADSFFASSSSSSGNSLQTVSEGSGVIYRSADAAAYIVTNRHVVAGANRLQVVLYDGTRVTAKLIGSDAMTDLAVLQIPNSSVKSVAQFGNSNQIQTGQTVLAIGSPLGTDYASSVTQGIVSAPKRLVSNTSEDGKTNYGDSVAIQTDAAINPGNSGGPLVNTAGQVIGINSQKLTQTTSGESVEGMGFAIPSNTVVDIVNKLVRDGKVTRPALGVQVVDLSEVSTDDRQNRLKLPNSVKGGIVIAGFSDSKSPAKKAGMKRYDVIVAVNGKHVSDLADMRDIIYKMVVGDSVRIRFYRGADQKTVTVKMSESLKE, encoded by the coding sequence GTGACTGAAGATTCAAATCAAGAAAAAAAACAAAATACCATAAACGATCAAGGCACAAATGATCACCATAATCATGGCGGCCGCCTATTGGTGACGATTTTACTTGCCGGTATTCTTGGTGGTGGTATTACCGCTGGGGCTGGTTATCTTTATCTGCAGACGAACGGCTCGACCAATGGGCCGACTTTTTCTAGTTTGTCCGGCCGAAAAACAATTCAAGCACCTGTGATTTCTGGAAAAACAAATGCCAGTAAGGTTTATAACAACTTAAAGGGTGCTGTTGTTTCAGTACTTAACCAACAGCGTAATAGCAGCAGCTCGGCTGATAGTTTTTTTGCCAGTTCCAGCAGTTCATCCGGTAATAGCCTGCAGACCGTATCTGAAGGATCGGGTGTTATATACCGCTCTGCTGATGCAGCTGCTTATATTGTGACCAATCGGCACGTGGTTGCAGGTGCTAACCGTCTGCAAGTCGTTTTATATGATGGCACGCGAGTAACGGCCAAATTAATCGGATCGGACGCGATGACAGATTTAGCGGTCCTGCAAATTCCTAATAGTAGTGTCAAATCCGTTGCTCAATTCGGCAATTCAAATCAAATTCAGACAGGCCAGACTGTTTTGGCCATTGGATCGCCTCTTGGAACTGATTATGCCTCTTCTGTGACTCAAGGCATCGTTTCAGCACCGAAAAGACTTGTCTCAAATACATCCGAGGATGGTAAAACGAATTATGGCGATTCGGTCGCCATTCAGACTGATGCCGCGATTAATCCGGGAAATTCAGGCGGGCCTTTGGTTAACACAGCTGGACAAGTAATTGGCATTAATTCTCAAAAATTGACTCAGACGACCAGCGGCGAATCTGTTGAGGGGATGGGTTTTGCGATCCCATCAAACACAGTTGTTGATATTGTGAATAAATTAGTGCGGGATGGCAAGGTGACTCGTCCGGCCTTAGGCGTACAAGTAGTTGATCTCAGCGAGGTTTCCACTGATGATAGGCAGAATCGTTTGAAACTGCCTAATAGTGTCAAAGGCGGCATTGTTATTGCTGGTTTTTCGGATAGCAAATCACCAGCCAAAAAAGCTGGTATGAAGCGTTATGACGTGATTGTTGCTGTCAATGGCAAGCACGTTAGTGATTTAGCGGACATGCGGGATATTATCTACAAAATGGTTGTTGGCGATTCGGTCAGAATCCGTTTTTATCGCGGTGCTGATCAAAAAACTGTCACCGTTAAAATGAGTGAATCCTTAAAAGAATAG
- a CDS encoding ATP-binding protein, which translates to MNNISNSISRFFRSVHFKIALIFTSITLITLGLVGAFFVNQYSSQLIQSFDARVSIPKTIENQLISDLQVSDTSQANQRINETLSTIGGATDQDYVYVVDQKGVIRGSLTVEMKQLVGQGIDSSSVTSSRARNNIYRALSSSDSYTRRFRTRLLGRRYETLMVPLETKPGDRKSTVGVLVYTASMESIYASIANITSMFIGALFIPLLMAIMIGFLMVRLLTQPIKELADQTGQITRGNYSRRNTIKSKDEIGILATQINDLSDTIASETAISNMERDRLNSLLSNMTDGVLAITRDGTITIINQAALDLLHLSNSDSAVGHNISDLLKLVDKRITLRDLFQSAHGFAVQPDGSNGITLNIVASLVRRQSGFISGGVVVLRDITRQLKLETDQKNFVSNVSHELRTPLTSVNSYIETLQEGALSQKEIATEFLGVAHDETQRMIRMINDLLELSRMDQGRTKMETEPVNFTKFMNYVIDRFDVMFKQGHSMHANHTYHIIRNYDQAKSTYVEIDSEKFIQVVDNLINNAINYSPDGGNVEVDIQETDRSIVLSVKDHGLGIPKKDLDNIFTRFYRVDKSRARKQGGSGLGLAISKEVVEALNGKIRVESTVDVGTTFFVTLPKVDMSASKLDFN; encoded by the coding sequence ATGAATAATATTTCCAACTCTATTTCCAGATTCTTTCGATCAGTCCATTTTAAAATTGCCTTGATCTTCACATCTATTACGCTGATAACTCTGGGTCTAGTTGGCGCTTTTTTTGTCAATCAATATTCGTCACAGCTGATACAGTCTTTTGATGCGCGTGTCTCAATTCCGAAAACAATTGAAAACCAGCTGATCTCCGATCTGCAAGTTTCTGATACTAGTCAGGCTAATCAGCGAATCAACGAGACATTGTCTACGATTGGTGGCGCTACTGATCAGGATTATGTCTATGTAGTTGATCAAAAAGGCGTTATCCGCGGCAGCCTGACTGTTGAAATGAAGCAGCTGGTCGGACAAGGTATTGATAGTTCTTCGGTGACGAGCAGCCGAGCACGTAACAATATCTATCGGGCTTTATCCAGCAGCGATTCCTATACGCGGCGTTTTCGCACGCGCCTTTTGGGCCGCCGCTATGAAACATTGATGGTACCTCTGGAAACAAAGCCCGGTGATCGTAAATCAACTGTAGGTGTGCTGGTTTATACAGCTAGCATGGAATCCATCTATGCTTCAATTGCAAACATCACCAGTATGTTTATTGGTGCTTTGTTTATTCCGCTGCTGATGGCCATTATGATTGGTTTTTTGATGGTACGCCTGTTGACACAGCCTATCAAAGAATTGGCAGATCAGACGGGGCAAATCACGCGTGGCAATTATTCGCGGAGAAATACGATTAAGTCAAAAGATGAAATCGGTATCCTGGCTACCCAGATTAACGATCTCTCAGATACGATTGCTTCTGAGACAGCGATTTCTAATATGGAGCGGGATCGTCTGAATTCTCTTTTATCCAACATGACCGATGGTGTTTTAGCGATCACGCGAGACGGGACGATTACGATTATTAACCAGGCGGCACTGGATCTGCTTCATTTGTCGAATTCGGACAGTGCAGTCGGGCATAATATTTCTGATCTCCTTAAGCTTGTTGATAAGAGAATCACGCTACGGGATCTTTTTCAGTCTGCACATGGTTTTGCCGTTCAGCCTGATGGCTCTAACGGCATTACATTAAATATTGTTGCCAGCCTTGTGCGTCGTCAATCGGGTTTTATTTCCGGCGGTGTTGTTGTTTTGCGTGATATCACGCGGCAGCTGAAGTTGGAAACTGATCAGAAGAACTTCGTCTCCAATGTTAGCCATGAATTGCGCACACCATTGACATCCGTCAACTCTTATATCGAAACCTTACAGGAAGGTGCCTTATCGCAAAAGGAGATTGCGACTGAATTTTTGGGTGTTGCTCATGATGAGACCCAGCGTATGATTCGTATGATTAACGATCTGCTTGAATTATCAAGAATGGATCAAGGGCGGACTAAAATGGAAACCGAACCGGTTAATTTCACAAAGTTTATGAATTACGTGATTGATCGTTTCGATGTCATGTTCAAACAAGGCCATTCGATGCACGCCAATCATACTTACCACATCATTCGAAACTATGACCAGGCAAAATCGACTTATGTTGAAATCGATTCGGAGAAGTTCATTCAAGTTGTCGATAATTTGATCAATAATGCCATTAATTATTCACCAGATGGTGGCAATGTTGAAGTTGATATCCAAGAGACTGATCGTAGTATCGTTTTGAGCGTGAAAGATCATGGCCTTGGTATTCCTAAAAAAGATTTAGATAATATCTTTACCCGTTTCTATCGTGTAGATAAGTCCAGAGCCAGAAAGCAAGGTGGTTCAGGATTAGGGTTAGCTATCTCAAAAGAAGTTGTTGAAGCTTTGAATGGCAAAATACGTGTTGAATCCACTGTTGATGTCGGTACGACTTTCTTTGTTACTTTGCCAAAAGTTGATATGAGTGCATCAAAACTCGACTTCAATTAA